From the Peptococcus niger genome, the window CGCGTTTTTGAGAGCCTTCAATCACACGAGAGACCATCCGGTTTTCAATGGGGATGGTATCGTCCATGCCCACCTTATCCATAAGGCCCGGCAGGCTTTCCGCACCAAACCGGCGCACCAAATCGTCTTCCAGCGAGATATAGAACTGGGTAACCCCCGGGTCCCCTTGACGGCCAGACCGACCGCGCAGCTGGTTGTCAATCCGGCGGGCTTCATGGCGCTCGGTACCGATAATGTACAAACCGCCAAGAGCAGACACGCCGTCACCCAAGACAATGTCCGTCCCACGCCCGGCCATATTGGTGGCAATGGTCACAGTTTTTTCTTGACCGGCTTCCGCAACGATATCCGCTTCCTGCTTGTGAAATTTTGCGTTCAAAACCTGGTGGGGCACACCGCGGCGTTTTAAAATATCGGACAGTTTTTCGGATTTTTCAATGGAAACCGTACCGACCAAGACCGGCTCGCCTTTTTGATAAAGCTCAGTCACCTTATCGGCAACGGCTTCAAACTTGCCGTCTTCTGTCCGGTAAATGATATCCGGCTTATCTTCACGGATCATCGGTTTATTGGTCGGAATAATGACAACGTCCATGCCATAAATGGAGCGGAACTCGTCTTCTTCCGTTTTAGCGGTACCGGTCATCCCGGATAATTTTTTGTACATGCGGAAATAATTCTGGAAGGTGATGGTGGCCAGGGTCTGGCTTTCCTTTTCAATTTTGACCCCTTCCTTGGCTTCAATGGCCTGGTGAAGCCCTTCGCTGTAGCGACGGCCGTACATGAGACGGCCGGTGAACTCATCGACGATGATGACTTCCCCGTCATTCACCACATAATCCCGGTCCCGTTTCATCAGCACCTGTGCCTTTAAGGCCTGGTTCACATGGTGGGCGACTTCCATGTTGTTTTCTGCGGTGAGGGGGTCTTCCAAGCCTAAAATGCTCTCCACATGCTGGGCGCCTTCTTCCGTCAAGGCGACGGTCTTCAGCTTTTCATCAAAGGTATAATCCTCTTCTTTCAAGCGACGCACCACTTGGGCCATCGGCGTATACAGATCCTTGGCCTTGGCAGCCGGGCCGCTGATGATAAGCGGCGTCCGCGCCTCGTCAACTAAGATGGAGTCCACTTCGTCGACGATGGCGTAATTCAAGGGCCGCTGCACCATATTTTCCACGTGCATAACCATGTTGTCGCGCAAATAGTCGAAGCCGAACTCATTATTGGTCCCGTAGGTCACGTCACAAGCATAGGCTTCGCGGCGTTCTTCATACGTTAGCCCGTGGACAATCAAGCCCACAGACAGGCCTAAAAATTCATACAGGGGTCTCAACTGCTTGGCGTCACGGGTGGCCAGGTAATCGTTGACCGTGATGACGTGAACGCCCTTGCCCTCCAAGGCATTCAAATAGACCGGCAGGGTCGCCACCAAGGTTTTCCCTTCACCGGTTTTCATTTCTGCAATCCGGCCTTGGTGCAAAACAATACCGCCCATCAGCTGCACGTCAAAATGGCGCATGCCCAGGATCCGCGTGGACGCTTCACGCACCACCGCAAAGGCTTCCGCCAGGATATCGTCCAAGCTTTCACCGGCTGCCAGGCGGGATTTAAACTCATCTGTTTTGGCCGCCAAAGCAGCATCGTCCAAGGCCTTATAGGCTTCCGCATAACCGCCGATTTCCTCGGCCCGGCGGGTCAATTTCTTGACATCACGTTTATTATCATCAACTAATTTGCGAATTAATGTATCTATTCCCATTCCGTCACTACTTTCTTATGATAGCTGCAGGTATTGAAACAACTCTAATAGTATACCACGAATATTGCCCAGGTCACAAGATGGCCCCGCCAAATGGCGCTTTTCCTTAATATTTATAGTTGTTACAAGGAACACTCGGAATAGAAAAAAAATTGTAACAATTCGTAAATCATTCTTTTATTGTATTCGAAACCATGCTATACTAAATGTACGAATAAAGTAGCCCGCTATAACACCGGCAAGCTAAAATAACTGCAGTAAGATGCAAGGAGGTTACCATGCCGCAGATAAAAAATCATGCGCGTACGCTTACGCTTTCGGAAAAAGACATTCCCTTTCGACAAATGGCGGAAACCTTAAAACTCCTTGGCAATGCCAATCGGTTAATGATCCTGAGCATCCTTGCCGATTCCCCCCAATCCGTTACCGCCATTCACCAGTTGATTAACGAAAGCACCAAATTATCCCAGTCTTCTTTATCACAGCACCTGGCCTTGCTGCGCGCCTATAAAATTGTCAACTTCAAAAAGCACGGCCAGCGCGCCACCTACTATATTTCCAACGACCGCATTATTGAGCTGTTAAAGGCCTTAGAAGCTTTTAACAGCTCACAAGAATAAGCTGCAGCACTTGCCGCTAGCATGTTTGTGGACTGCTTTTTTGCGGGTATACAGTATGAAAAGAACCTGCCAATTTTATGCAGGTTTACCCAGGAAAGGATGAGGATGTATGAGACTCACAATTAAAGGCCGAAACGTTGAAGTGACAGATGCCCTGCGCACCTATGTTGAAAAGCGCTTTAGCAAGTTAGAAAAATATTTTTCTAAAGAGCTGGAAGGAACGGTAACGCTCCTGGTTGAAAAAGGCGAGCAACGGGCTGAGGCCACCATTCCCATCAATCGCTTTATCTTACGCGCAGAAGAATCCGGCATGGATATGTACGCTTCCATTGACCAGGTGGTTGACAAGATTGAGCGCCAGGTTCGCAAATATAAAACGCGTCTCAACCGGAAAGCCAAACAAACTGAGGTCAACATCGGCGAATTGCTCCGGCAGGAAGAAGCTGAACAAAAAACGGCCGACACAGCTGCAGAGTTGCAAAACGAACAGGCTGAAAAGATTTCCAAAGTCAAACAATTTCACGTCCGCATGATGGACCCGGAAGAAGCCATTATGCAGATGGAACTGCTGGACCACGACTTCTTCATCTTCCTCAATTCTGAAAGCGATGCCATTGATGTGGTCTACCGCCGCAAGGGCGGCACTTATGGTTTATTACAACCGCTAACCAAGTAGCCTCACGAAAGGTGGCGAGGGCAATGATTATTGAAATGCCGATGATGATAGGTATGTTTATCGGATTTTTAGCAGCCATTCTCATACCTGTCACCGTTTTGTATATGCTCTACACCATTTATAAAAAAGTTCAAGATCAATAAAACAAAAGCACCGGGATAGCCGTTCACAGGGCTATTCCGGTGCTTTTTTCAAAAAAGCTCTGCAAAGAAGTTTACCCCTCTCAGGTCGGACAGGTCGCCGACTTTTCGGGCAAAACATCTGCAGAGCTTTTTTTATCTGTTGTCGTCCGATTCATCATCGGGCCGATATTCAATCTCAAAGTCCTGTGCCTTCATGGCGTCCAGTGATTTTTGGATATCGCTGCGTCCTTCTTGGATTACTTCATAATAAACGGTCAGCTGGTTTTCCAACTTGCTCATGATGTCATGGGCGTAATTAAAGGCCCCTTCAAAAATGTCATGGGCCTGCTGACGAGCATCATTCACAATGGACGCGGCTTCAGCATTGGCCATCATGGTGATTTCATGCTGTTCCACCAAGGCGCGCGCCCGCTCTTTTGCTTCTGCAACGATGCGGTCATGCTCTTCCTGGGCAGCGGCGATGATCCGTTCTTCATCGCGTTTGACCCATTGGGCATCTTGAATGGCGGTGGGCATATTGGTGCGCAAATCATCAATGACGCCAAACAATTCATCTTGTTCAAGAATCACTTGATCCTTATTTAAAATCGGCTGCTTAGCATTTTTGACCATGTCCTCCAGTTTATCAATGAGGTCCAAAATTTCCATGGGCGATACCTCCTGAGTTAATTGTGTGGGATAAGATAGGTAATCGTTGTATCTCCGTACGATTTACGCTTATACACTAAGAATACCTTATCGTTGACGGAAAATAAAGCCTTTTTTGCGCTTTCTGCGACAATTAGGCCGTCTTTTGCCAAAAAATGTCCATCATTGATGCGGTCCAGCACCACTTCATAGAGTCCGGCCCGGTAAGGGGGGTCTAAAAAGATGATGTCAAAGGGCCCTTGTACCCGGCCGCTTGCCAACAAGTGCACAAGATCGCCGCGCAAGAGGATACTTTGCCCGCCTTCATCTGCCCGTTCAATATTGGCGCGTAAAACCTTAACGGCGGCACCGTTCTGCTCACAAAAAACCGCCTCCCGGGCGCCGCGCGAAAGGGCTTCCAAACCCATGGCGCCGGTGCCGGCAAAGGCATCCAGCACCCGTGCCCCCGGCAGCCGCATTTGAATGCTGCTGAAAATGGCCTCCCGTACCCGGTCGGCAGTCGGCCGGGTCCCGGTACCGGAAGGGGCTTTTAAGGTTAGGCCCCGGTGTCGCCCTGCTACAATTCTCATCTGTCCTCCTAGGGTATCAACCGTTTGCGCATGTCGGCCATGTAATAGGCCAGTAAGGGCGGCACTTCTTCTGCCTGCCCCATCCTTTCCGCAATATCCCGGGCCTTGGGAATCAGGGCATAATCCTGGACCGGATCGGCCAGGCGAAATACCCCGGCGCCACTTTGCCGCAGGCCCAATAATTCACCCGGTCCACGTAAAGCGAGGTCGGCTTCCGCAATGGCAAAGCCGTCGGCATGCCGGCTCATAAGCGCCAGGCGGCTACGGGCTTCCCGGCTGTCATTGTCGCTGATTAAAAAACAATAGCTCTGCCGGCGGCCGCGTCCCACTCGGCCCCGTAACTGGTGCAACTGGGCCAGGCCGAACCGGTCTGCATTTTCAACCACCATCAGCGTCGCTTCCGGCACATCAATGCCCACTTCTATGACGGTGGTGGACACCAGCAGTTGAAGGGCACCAGCGGCAAAGTCAGCCATCACGTCGGCTTTTTCGGCAGCCGTCATCCGCCCGTGCAAGAGCCCGATGCCAAACTCGGGAAAAACGTCTTCCGCCAATTCCCGGTACAGGCTCTGCGCATTTTGCAAATCCAGTTTTTCACTTTCCTCCACCAAGGGGCAGACAAGGTAAGCCCTTTCGCCGGCGGCCAAGTGGCTGCGGATAAATTCGTAGAGGTCGGCCCGCTTATGTCCGCCCATCGCGTAAGTCTGAATCGGTTGCCGCCCCGGCGGCATGGACCGAATCAAGGTCAAATCCAAATCGCCATAGACCGTCAAGGCCAGCGACCGGGGAATCGGCGTAGCCGTCATGACCAGCAGGTCCGGGTTCACACCTTTTTCCGTGAGCAAGCGTCGTTGACGCACGCCAAACCGGTGCTGTTCATCAATCACCACACAGCTCAAATTGTGGAAGTGAACATCCGGTTCAAACAGGGCATGAGTGCCAACCATGAGGTCAATCTGACCATCACGCAACCGGGCCAGACGGTCCTCCCGAAGGTTCCGGGAAAGGCTCCCGGTCAATGAACTGACCCTGACGCCCAAGGGGGCCAAGGCGGTCTCTAAGGTAATCTTATGTTGGTCTGCCAAAATCTCCGTCGGCGCCATGAGGACGCCCTGGTGGCCACTGGCAATGGCCCGCAAGAGGGCCAAAACAGCCACCGTTGTCTTCCCGGAACCCACATCCCCCTGCAAGAGCCGGTGCATTTGATGCGGCGATGCCATGTCCTGCCAAATGGCCTGGACGGCGCGGTCCTGGTCCGGCGTCAAGGCATAGGGCAGGTTGGCCAAATAGCGGGGGCTTAAATCATCTGCCACCGGATGGGCGATGCCGCCTGCCGCAGGGGCGCCCCGTTCCCGTGCCCAGAGGATTAACAGCAAAAATTCCAGCACCTTTAGCGCCACTTGTGCCTTTTCCAGGGCTTCCGCATCAGGCGGGTTATGAATACACCGCCAAGCTGCATCAATTGGCATCAGGCCGGCCCCCTGGGGCCACAGGTCCGCCATCTGCGGCAAGGCCTTCAAGGCCTGGTCTATGCTTTTTTGAATCGTCCGGCTTGTCAGGCCTTCTGTGGTAGCGTAAACCGGCTCAATGCGCCGGTAGTGAGCCGCTTGCTCCAGGTCCGATAAAAATTCATGGCGGGCAACGACCAGTTCCGGCGTGAACCGTGCGTTCACCCGGCCCACGCAAAACAAGGCCTTGCCGCGGGTCAGCCGCTTGTCCAGTTGCCAGCGGCCAAACCAGGTGGCGATGACCTCCCCTTGCGGCCCCTCCAGCAGGGCTTTGACAAGGGTCTTGCCCCGCTTGGTGCGGCTGGTCTCAACGGTAACCACCCGTCCCGCATAGGCCACGGTCTCCCCTTCCTGCCATTGGCCTACAGGGGCCATTTGGCTGTAGTCCTCATAGCGAAAGGGATAATGCTGCAAAAGCTCAAAAACCGTCTGAATGCCCAGCCCGGCAAACTGGGCCGCCCGTTTGTCACCGACGCCTTTCAGCGTGGTGATGGGGTCACTGAGCAGAACCATCGTCTTCCGACCGGTTCAAGTAAAAGGGGTAACAGGCAAGACCCTGTTGCCCACCAATGGCGTGGTGAAAGGTCAGGCCTTCTTCATTATCGGTCAAGCAGGTCCACTTGAGGCCCTCAATGCCCGGTTCATCGCGCAAGGATGTGAGCATCCGCTTGCCAATGCCATACCGGCGCCCGGCCGGCAAGACAAAAAGGTCTTCCACGTAATAGTTCAAATGACCGCTGAAAGTGGACACCACCGGGTAATACAGCATAAAGGCCATGGGCTTATCGTTTAAAAAGGCCAAGCGGACCTGGGCCATCTGCCGGGTAAAAATAAGGTCTGCCAAATGCCCTTTATCCGCCGTAAAATCTTCCGGCCGTTCTTCATGAATGGCCAGTTGGTAAATCAAGTCATAAATAAAATCCATATCCGACGGTTGAGCCTCGCGGATAGTTATTTTTTCTGATGTTTCCATATTTCACCCTCCTTGTTATAATTTATTGTAACGGATTTCAAGAACTGCTGCAATGAACCCAGCTCATAAAGGAGACACCATGCTATTCGAGAATTTTTTATTTGATTTAGACGGCACCTTAATCG encodes:
- the recG gene encoding ATP-dependent DNA helicase RecG; amino-acid sequence: MVLLSDPITTLKGVGDKRAAQFAGLGIQTVFELLQHYPFRYEDYSQMAPVGQWQEGETVAYAGRVVTVETSRTKRGKTLVKALLEGPQGEVIATWFGRWQLDKRLTRGKALFCVGRVNARFTPELVVARHEFLSDLEQAAHYRRIEPVYATTEGLTSRTIQKSIDQALKALPQMADLWPQGAGLMPIDAAWRCIHNPPDAEALEKAQVALKVLEFLLLILWARERGAPAAGGIAHPVADDLSPRYLANLPYALTPDQDRAVQAIWQDMASPHQMHRLLQGDVGSGKTTVAVLALLRAIASGHQGVLMAPTEILADQHKITLETALAPLGVRVSSLTGSLSRNLREDRLARLRDGQIDLMVGTHALFEPDVHFHNLSCVVIDEQHRFGVRQRRLLTEKGVNPDLLVMTATPIPRSLALTVYGDLDLTLIRSMPPGRQPIQTYAMGGHKRADLYEFIRSHLAAGERAYLVCPLVEESEKLDLQNAQSLYRELAEDVFPEFGIGLLHGRMTAAEKADVMADFAAGALQLLVSTTVIEVGIDVPEATLMVVENADRFGLAQLHQLRGRVGRGRRQSYCFLISDNDSREARSRLALMSRHADGFAIAEADLALRGPGELLGLRQSGAGVFRLADPVQDYALIPKARDIAERMGQAEEVPPLLAYYMADMRKRLIP
- the hpf gene encoding ribosome hibernation-promoting factor, HPF/YfiA family — protein: MRLTIKGRNVEVTDALRTYVEKRFSKLEKYFSKELEGTVTLLVEKGEQRAEATIPINRFILRAEESGMDMYASIDQVVDKIERQVRKYKTRLNRKAKQTEVNIGELLRQEEAEQKTADTAAELQNEQAEKISKVKQFHVRMMDPEEAIMQMELLDHDFFIFLNSESDAIDVVYRRKGGTYGLLQPLTK
- a CDS encoding GNAT family N-acetyltransferase; translated protein: METSEKITIREAQPSDMDFIYDLIYQLAIHEERPEDFTADKGHLADLIFTRQMAQVRLAFLNDKPMAFMLYYPVVSTFSGHLNYYVEDLFVLPAGRRYGIGKRMLTSLRDEPGIEGLKWTCLTDNEEGLTFHHAIGGQQGLACYPFYLNRSEDDGSAQ
- a CDS encoding ArsR/SmtB family transcription factor, which produces MPQIKNHARTLTLSEKDIPFRQMAETLKLLGNANRLMILSILADSPQSVTAIHQLINESTKLSQSSLSQHLALLRAYKIVNFKKHGQRATYYISNDRIIELLKALEAFNSSQE
- the secA gene encoding preprotein translocase subunit SecA, which encodes MGIDTLIRKLVDDNKRDVKKLTRRAEEIGGYAEAYKALDDAALAAKTDEFKSRLAAGESLDDILAEAFAVVREASTRILGMRHFDVQLMGGIVLHQGRIAEMKTGEGKTLVATLPVYLNALEGKGVHVITVNDYLATRDAKQLRPLYEFLGLSVGLIVHGLTYEERREAYACDVTYGTNNEFGFDYLRDNMVMHVENMVQRPLNYAIVDEVDSILVDEARTPLIISGPAAKAKDLYTPMAQVVRRLKEEDYTFDEKLKTVALTEEGAQHVESILGLEDPLTAENNMEVAHHVNQALKAQVLMKRDRDYVVNDGEVIIVDEFTGRLMYGRRYSEGLHQAIEAKEGVKIEKESQTLATITFQNYFRMYKKLSGMTGTAKTEEDEFRSIYGMDVVIIPTNKPMIREDKPDIIYRTEDGKFEAVADKVTELYQKGEPVLVGTVSIEKSEKLSDILKRRGVPHQVLNAKFHKQEADIVAEAGQEKTVTIATNMAGRGTDIVLGDGVSALGGLYIIGTERHEARRIDNQLRGRSGRQGDPGVTQFYISLEDDLVRRFGAESLPGLMDKVGMDDTIPIENRMVSRVIEGSQKRVESRNFEVRKNILEYDDVMNKQREIIYAQRRQVLEGENMKASIHAMIERIAESLVDEAAGGEEYPETWNLDKFADRINEVFGITDIVDKARFIEMDKQEVEDLLKERALARYEEKEAEIGEDLFHQIERNVLLQTVDASWMDHLDAMDQMRAGIGLRAYGQHKPINEYKNEAFDMFNDMIYNIQYETVRLMYHVSVAQPEETARETAPEERTDILNARHGDEEPAKKQPIVKEQKIGRNDPCPCGSGKKYKHCHGRNA
- the rsmD gene encoding 16S rRNA (guanine(966)-N(2))-methyltransferase RsmD produces the protein MRIVAGRHRGLTLKAPSGTGTRPTADRVREAIFSSIQMRLPGARVLDAFAGTGAMGLEALSRGAREAVFCEQNGAAVKVLRANIERADEGGQSILLRGDLVHLLASGRVQGPFDIIFLDPPYRAGLYEVVLDRINDGHFLAKDGLIVAESAKKALFSVNDKVFLVYKRKSYGDTTITYLIPHN